The proteins below come from a single Aegilops tauschii subsp. strangulata cultivar AL8/78 chromosome 6, Aet v6.0, whole genome shotgun sequence genomic window:
- the LOC141026058 gene encoding uncharacterized protein: MEHDGNASSSTGLPGNLDMCSDDSWKRLWKLPCPRNIHMFAWQTKHESLALRTNLVRRGVQVEDKLCLFYGRVEEDGVHLFVKCKLVKEVWRDLSLEKERMALERITSVHVMFDFLWGLDEKKCILILTFWWLWWSNQNKVREGELADTAADVVRQARCCALEYHQVYAQGVASPDRTSWKYPPSDKIKFNLGGLHVPGESHAGWVLVARDADDTVLCARAGRKEYIADAFAAEVHAMAEVVSFAADMGMLRVIFETDSQLLADAMDLRKVDSSAYSAIIEDTKLQLKLWFSHHEITFCKRHANSVADELAKFGRLCDVNHSVQWESDVPAFVAACALGDLPGHQ, translated from the coding sequence ATGGAACatgatggcaatgcgagcagcaGCACGGGTCTACCGGGGAACCTTGACATGTGCAGTGATGACTCATGGAAGAGGTTGTGGAAGTTACCTTGTCCCAGGAATATTCACATGTTTGCATGGCAGACAAAGCATGAGTCGCTGGCTTTGCGGACAAACCTTGTGCGAAGAGGGGTGCAAGTCGAGGACAAATTGTGTCTATTCTATGGACGAGTAGAGGAAGACGGGGTACACTTGTTTGTCAAGTGTAAGCTAGTGAAGGAAGTATGGAGGGATCTCTCATTGGAGAAAGAAAGAATGGCGCTGGAGCGGATCACGTCTGTGCATGTGATGTTTGACTTCCTTTGGGGGCTAGATGAGAAAAAGTGCATCCTAATTCTGACATTCTGGTGGCTTTGGTGGAGCAACCAGAATAAAGTGAGGGAAGGAGAGTTAGCGGACACGGCTGCGGACGTGGTGAGACAGGCGAGATGCTGCGCATTAGAGTACCACCAAGTCTATGCACAAGGAGTGGCGAGTCCAGACAGAACATCCTGGAAGTATCCTCCGAGCGACAAGATCAAATTCAACCTCGGCGGATTGCACGTGCCAGGTGAGTCACATGCAGGATGGGTCTTGGTGGCGAGAGACGCAGACGACACTGTCCTATGTGCAAGAGCAGGACGGAAGGAGTACATCGCTGACGCTTTCGCTGCCGAAGTCCACGCTATGGCTGAAGTTGTCTCCTTTGCTGCGGACATGGGTATGTTGCGAGTTATATTCGAGACCGATTCCCAACTGCTAGCGGATGCCATGGATTTGCGGAAGGTAGACTCCTCTGCGTACTCGGCGATCATTGAAGACACAAAGCTCCAACTCAAGCTGTGGTTTTCACACCATGAAATAACGTTTTGTAAGCGGCATGCGAACTCTGTAGCTGACGAACTTGCTAAGTTTGGTCGTTTATGTGATGTAAACCACTCTGTGCAGTGGGAGTCGGATGTACCAGCCTTCGTGGCTGCATGTGCTCTGGGCGATTTGCCTGGGCACCAGTAA